The genomic region ACTCGGCGCCGGGGCAGGGCACCCGGCTGTCCATCGAGGTGCCCGTGCCGCCGGAGGTCGAAGCGTGAGCAAGATCCGGGTCCTGATCGCCGACGACCACGCCATCCTGCGGGAGGGCGTGCGGGCGCTGCTCAAGGCGGCGGCGGACGTCGAGGTGGTCGGCGAGGCGGCCGACGGGCTGCAGGCGATCGAGAAGTGCCGCGAGCTCGAGCCAGACGTGGTGCTCATGGACATCGCCATGCCCGGGCTCGGCGGGATCGAGGCGGCGCTCGAGCTCAAGAAGACCGGCTCGCGCACCCGGGTGCTGGTGATGTCGCAGTACGAGGATCGCGAGTACGTCCGCCGCATGCTCAAGGCCGGGGCCGCGGGGTACGTCCTCAAGAAGTCGGCCGGCGCGGAGCTCGCGAACGCCATCCGCGCCGTCGCCCGCGGCGGCCTGGTGCTCGACCCGGAGGTCGCCCGCGCCGCGGTGGAGGAGGCGAGCCCGGGCGGCGCGGCGGCCGGCGATCCCTACGAGGCGCTCACCGACCGCGAGAAGCAGGTGCTGAAGCTGGTCGCCGAGGGGAAGAGCAACAAGGAGGTCGCGGAGCTGCTCGGC from Anaeromyxobacter paludicola harbors:
- a CDS encoding response regulator, whose amino-acid sequence is MSKIRVLIADDHAILREGVRALLKAAADVEVVGEAADGLQAIEKCRELEPDVVLMDIAMPGLGGIEAALELKKTGSRTRVLVMSQYEDREYVRRMLKAGAAGYVLKKSAGAELANAIRAVARGGLVLDPEVARAAVEEASPGGAAAGDPYEALTDREKQVLKLVAEGKSNKEVAELLGISVKTAMSHRERVMEKLDVHNRTELVRFALKRGVIRVDG